The Panicum hallii strain FIL2 chromosome 5, PHallii_v3.1, whole genome shotgun sequence genome contains the following window.
GCATATGGTCTCTGTCAAAATCAAGTGAGAACTACATCCCTTCGGAATTGTGCGTCCAACCTAGCTCATGACTTTGCCACACCAATAGAATCTCGACACACCGACTTGTATCATCCTGATAAAAGAAATTGAAAAATTGTAAGCCTTTCGATGTCATTGTCTTCCGCGTTAGAATAATTGGCATATAGGATGCCAACTTTCTCCATATAAAAAAGCACGATCCACCTCGACCAATGAACTCAAAGTTTTCATGTATTCTATGCCATTTAGTATGCGCGGAGCTAGTAGTAACTCAAATAACCAGTCAACTACTAGTTAGGTTCTTCTATTCACCAAGGTTTCCTCTATTTGCCTTATCATATTGTTACTTGCTTTTGTTGGTGCCTGATGAAATTAAACTGGATTAGCCAACACTCCCAGGGTGCACGCAACTGGTCAGCCGAACACGCCGGAGAAGCGGTTTGTTGAGCCAGCCCGGGTTCGAGTCACGGCACAAGTTTCTTAAAATGAAAATTAGAGGGACGTCTCCCCTGGTCAAGTTCTTTTAAATTTAACTGGAGTATAATTGTAATAAGGAAACTCTAGTTGTTTAGGTTTAACTATAGCTAAAGTTTTATCAAAATTGTATTTAGCCAACATCTTATTGAGTTGAGAAATAATATGCTTGGGATGTGGAGTATAGTTTGATAAGAAAGTTAGTCTATCATGTGCGGCCGCCATATATACTTGTTAGCTCGTGCAGTGTGCCCGCATGTGGTGCTTCGCGCTGTCCAAGGTTACTCATATATATCCAAAGCACGCAGCTACAACAGGctgctatatatatatgtgctgCTCCATGTGATAGACCAGGTGAAAATGTGGCAGGCAGATCGAAAAGGCACATTTGCACATGCAAAGCTCCGAGGTTGCTAAGCTTTATTGTTGTTAATTTTATCGAGAAGGAATCGCCACTGTCGTCTTGTTAGTTGTATAGTACACCCTAATTACAAGGTTTGTACTCGTCGTCATCGTATTAATAGTTAAATCATAAATGTCTTAGTATAGGATATATATACAAGTATATATGAAGACCTATGCATTCCATTGGATACATAGCTAGGAAATGATCGTCAGTTCAAGATTTTTAATTTTTCTATAATAcgaaatattttttaaaaaaaatgaacGGAGATGCGTGGTGCATTATTCCATAGCGTATATTGTATATGATATGAACTAGCGTTCCCGATCTTCTGAAAGATTCTATTAActctcgatttggtggagtcgcGATACAATTCGATTCGGCTTCTAAACAACACGTTCCGAACTCCGCAACGTAGCACCACGTCTCCTCAGGCTATCGACCGGTGTTGCACGGCcgacctcgccaagaaggctaatccttgcctgcaaatcgaagaacacaagtaaGAACAAGAAAGAATGCAACCAAAATTGCAGATGTATGATTAACTCACGAAGTTGGGATCTCACAAACTGACGAACGGCGAAACTGTTTTTGACAGattaatctaagcaaaacccaaaccctaacttAGGCGTCTCTATTGAATATAAAGTGTTTAGGGACGTGCAAGACCTCTGGACACACCCCAAATGGGCTCCAATATGATATATAGGCCAACAGCCCAAAAGACGGCGACGCAGCACCGAGATAGATTCTGGACGTCCACTTGATTTGACGATTTCCGTTGACTCAGGCATCATTTGGTTATGGGCCTGGTGCCACTGGAAGCTATATGAAATTATATTTCCAACCATATGTGGAACGTAGAAATCGGACTCTGTATATGGCCTAAGCGTCCAATTTAAGGcagactgctcctggactccgaggtggactcgaagttgaGTTGTATTGGACCTCCAAATGTCTTGGACGTCCTTGTTGGTCTTGTCCGACTCCAAGCTCCTCTCCACGTATCCCCTGATCCTCTCCTTCATTCCTAATCAAAATATAATCATTAAGCAGTAATCTATTCTCAAGATCATAAAAGAAAGTacttaggaacgagctcacctgtAAATTCAAATTGTCTCGCGTGAACTCTTGTGATTGGATCTTGAATGTTCAGCGGAGTATTGTGTGCATTCGAAGGAGTGATGTACTCATCAGTATAGTAGAATTAGAACACCCGTTAGGTTCACTTAGTCGCTCAAAGAGTTATCATCAAAGAAGATGTGTGGCTTAACCCTACCCAAGACCAATACTTAAATAATACTCAGCTCCCTATTTATTATTGAGCCAGGGAGCAGCTAGCCTAGAGATGGACAGTAGCGTGTACTATAATCTCCCATCAATACAAGTGGAGATTAGTAAATTGCTTAGCAACTTGCATAGCCTGGAATCTGAGGATGATTTACAGTTAGTCTCCGCCTCGCTCCAAAGCCCTATTTGACATCATCACGTGGTTACCATGACAAGTTGATCGatcagaaaaaaataaaaacaacAGCTGAACAGCCTTGGAAGGAATCTTAGGTATGATAATAAGAAAGTGCGGCGTGTAGTGTTCGCTTAGCATCTTCACTAGCTAGAAGTCTTCATTGACCATTTCAGTTACAACGATTGCAACTAGAGTCGTTGCACCACTAGGATCTGAGTTTTGGTGCACAGTCAAAAGTACGTCGACGTTGAAGACTGGAGAGCATCACAATATACAATTTTAAGGACCATGCATAAACCAAGCAAATCTCTGTCCAATGAAACCCAAGCATTCCGATCTCCTGCACCTAGATCTACATGGACCATAAACCAAGAACATCTCCTGTCCACAGGTCCATGCCCGAATTCCACAACACAGTGTTCTGCACTCACCCCATGCATGTTGGAGTTTCTCATATGTAGATTAAGATTATATCTTCAAGTGTACGTAACACAATTGTTGCATTTCACACACGGGTGTAAGAAATTAAACATGGACCTGCTAAGGGTACGGTCATGGTGAGATTTTGGTGGTTGAATAGCATGTCCAGTAGGACTAACATCGTTTGCTAGTTGGATTGCACGCACCACAAGCTCCAGTAGTATTAGTGCACTTATTATTAGTTGTTACCATTGTCACATATCCACCACACCACTACTATAGGCAACGCCACTACTTCTCGCTGCCCTACTCATTAACGGGAGGGAACTCTCCCAAATCCCAAATTCCAAAAAATGGAAGAAAAAGATTAACGTTACTAATTTCGGATAAAAAGAACCTGTTCCTGTCAGGAACCTATGGTACAGGCCGGGCCGGCCAATGGCTATGGGCCAGACAGAGTACTGAAATCGTCTTGGCCCAGCCAGGCAGGGAGGCAACCCACGGGCTGCTAAACAATAAACATGAAGCAGCACCTATCAAGACAGCTCTGCTCGATCAACCTGCtaccctcttcttcctcccaaaCCTGTATACGGAACATTCTGGTACTTTCTAGAACTCAATTTGCTCCTGTCAGTTTGATTGAATCAAGAAAGTGGTTTGCTATTTGCTAACGCGTTCTTATATTAAATCTATATATCAACATACAAGCAAGTATACTGGATAATAAATACAGGCGGAGAAACATAAACCTTCGTGCAAATTCACCAAGTTATACAACATCTTCTTCACTTCACTATCCTCCAATCGTGTGCGGCAAATTTAGCATACGTACGCGCTCTAATTATCGTATGTGCGGCACTCGTCGGCCTCGGGGTTCTCCTTGCAGTAGTTCTCGAGCGGGTCGCTGTTCTCCTTGAGCTTGTCCCGGGCGTGGCTCGCCGCGGCGCTGAGCTCCTCCACCTCGTCCCACGCCGCCGCGCACTCGCCGGAGACCTTCTCGTCCGCGCACGTCTCCTCCGCCTTCTTGATGCTGTCCGACACCTTGTCGGAGATCCCCGGCGGCGTCGCCGGCCCGCTCGACCTCACGGCGAAGCCGCCGCGGCGCGCCACGGGGAACCAGACGCGGCCGGGGACCTTCCTCCTCGGGACCACGTCGGCGGCCGCGAAGGTCGCCGGGGTGGAGAGGCAAGCCACCATCGACGCCATTTGCAACAGCTAGCTGCTACAAACTTCTTGTGTGGTTTTGGTGTGGCTTTTACTTGCTGTCACGAAGAAACTGTACGAGGCGTTGCTGCGTTTTGGAGATCAGTATGgggtttatatatatatatagctttGTTCGTTGAAGGGTCCGGCCTTTCTTATCGCCTACGGGCCACTCGTTGTGGTACACGCCCCCTGCGATGGAGAATTGAAGATATTTGATCTCAAGGGCAAGTGTGAATTGGGAGGGCAGATCTTTTTTTTGCACTCATGCAATGCAGGTGTGCAAAGCGATTTGCGCGGTGTTTGACTGTTTGTGCTTGTAAAGCTAGTGTAGAACAAGATCTTCGAAGATGCGAGATTCGTGTTGTGCCGCTTGTGGGTACATGAATTTCGGTTTCAATGTGGCCAAAAAACTCGCTTTCAGGGAGACCAAATATCAAGATAATTAAGATACTGTGAGAGGTTACAGTCTTTGGACAACTTCTAGTGGAATGGAACGAACTACAAAACTTGTGCCATCTGTGGCTTAGCAGCTGACAGAGCCGTAGCGACATGAAACATATGCAAAGCTACCATCTCCTTTTGAATTTTTTGACAAGTTGAAATCGTCCTCTCTGAAGATGCTATTATGCTTAACTCGAAAAATGGTGGCCCTAACTTCAAATGAGGAAATCTCTGAAGTTTACAGTGCAGAGCAATATCAATTTCGATCAACATGGCACAAAAtgttttcttcaaaaaaaaaatcaacatgGCACAAAATATCATATCTGAAGGCCACAAGCCCACAACGATAGATCACTCCGATAAAAGACTTTGTTGGTGTTGTTTGCCAGCAATTGCACCGCAACCGATTAACAGGTTAGGGGCACTCCAGCAGGAAATGGAAGGTGCACCGCCAACCTATACAATCCGAACAATTGTGGTAGTGTAAGGGCTAGCTCTCTGCGAAAAGAATAATTCCATCTCTGTCCAACCTTTGTTTTTGTTGGTGCAAATTATAATCTTACAGACAAGGCTCACACTCCATTTCATCATAGGGCTGCACGGTTCACCCTTCCATACTGGATAGTGCCCCAACAATGATAACAGCTGACGTGTTGGAATATGATGTTTCCCCAAATTGCAACATATGTTCTCGCATACTGTTCCCGAAGGATGTCCACAACCACAAGTGTGTTCATCCAGTATCAAGCAGTTCATAAAGAAAGCCTGTGCTTGAAGTCTTATGAAAGATGATTCATTTGCGGCCAGAAGcatgaaaacttagttgcaaaCGGCAAACCTCATGCTTTCCAATCGATGGTGCTGATTGCTGAAACCAGCTTTCAAAGGAAATGCATTACTCCTGTATAGAATAATGTAATTCAGTATCCACGTCAAAACAATGCACGTCTCTCTCTATTTAGTAGGGTCTGTCTTTCCAGGGAGCACATCTTAAACATACTTGGATACAGAAACTGGAAGAAGTGCATGGCCAGCTTTATAACATTGCTCGACCCAAGATTATTGGGGAGGAAAAGTAAACATAGACCGCCAAACCCA
Protein-coding sequences here:
- the LOC112891454 gene encoding calvin cycle protein CP12-2, chloroplastic-like — translated: MASMVACLSTPATFAAADVVPRRKVPGRVWFPVARRGGFAVRSSGPATPPGISDKVSDSIKKAEETCADEKVSGECAAAWDEVEELSAAASHARDKLKENSDPLENYCKENPEADECRTYDN